A portion of the Acanthopagrus latus isolate v.2019 chromosome 21, fAcaLat1.1, whole genome shotgun sequence genome contains these proteins:
- the armc6 gene encoding armadillo repeat-containing protein 6 → MAKRRITQETFDAAVKENMEEFEMDPDEALREAVEQFESQGVDLSFIVKAVPAVASEEKPEEQTHEIIQALESLRIGKDSTSVTEVTADMKRFTEHCLLGFAQRYLAAQKDAYPVILAYCKKSIEEQDAVLTTLSALAALTDGQPDLLDAEGQQFLLDVFKKYQADSSVVRVVIRTVRHCCLKHEQNRQDLVKGGILPLMTGAITQHSGCADLVKEASAALRFMTFDDDVRVTFGHAHEHAKMIVLEHNGLKVLIEAAKAHPNNSSVLSELCATLSRLAVRNEFCQDICDLGGLKLMMTLLADSYESAELVRQVLSAIRAVAGNDDVKDAVVNAGGVQLIVIAMNRHMSNSAVCEQGCACLSVLALRKPNNCKVIMENGGALAAIQSMKTHTDAVNVQKQACMLLRNLVSRTNNYNQPILEMGAEALITQALRTHRDCGDVGKAALRDLGCQVELKELWTGKHGSLTN, encoded by the exons ATGGCGAAGCGGAGGATCACCCAAGAAACCTTTGACGCTGCTGTGAAGGAAAACATGGAGGAGTTTGAGATGGACCCTGATGAGGCTTTGAGGGAGGCTGTGGAGCAGTTTGAGTCTCAAG GTGTCGACCTCAGTTTTATAGTAAAAGCTGTACCAGCTGTAGCATCTGAAGAAAAACCAGAAGAGCAAACACATGAGATCATACAG GCTTTGGAATCCCTCCGAATTGGAAAAGACTCCACCAGTGTTACAGAAGTGACGGCAGACATGAAACGCTTCACTGAGCATTGCTTACTTGGATTTGCCCAGAGGTACCTGGCTGCCCAAAAAGATGCCTACCCCGTCATCCTCGCTTACTGCAAAAAAAGTATAGAGGAGCAGGATGCAGTGTTGACCACCCTGTCTGCACTGGCTGCACTGACAGATGGACAGCCAGACTTGTTGGATGCAGAGGGCCAGCAGTTCCTTCTTGATGTCTTTAAGAAGTACCAGGCAGATTCCTCTGTGGTGCGTGTAGTGATTCGCACTGTACGCCACTGCTGTTTGAAACATGAACAGAACAGGCAGGATTTGGTAAAAGGTGGCATCCTGCCTCTGATGACTGGCGCCATTACACAACACAGTGGATGTGCTGATCTAGTCAAGGaggcctctgcagctctcagatTCATGACGTTTGACGACGACGTCCGAGTTACATTTGGACACGCTCACGAACACGCCAAGATGATTGTTCTAGAGCACAATGGACTGAAGGTTTTGATTGAGGCTGCGAAAG CTCACCCTAATAATTCTTCTGTTCTGAGTGAACTTTGTGCAACCTTGTCCCGCCTGGCTGTAAGGAATGAGTTCTGCCAAGACATCTGTGATCTGGGAGGACTGAAACTAATGATGACACTGCTCGCAGACAGCTATGAGTCAGCG GAGCTGGTTCGGCAGGTCCTCAGTGCAATACGAGCCGTAGCAGGAAACGATGATGTGAAAGATGCCGTCGTTAATGCTGGTGGAGTCCAGCTCATTGTCATTGCCATGAATAGACACATGAGCAACTCTGCG GTGTGTGAGCAGGGCTGTGCTTGCCTCTCTGTCCTCGCTCTACGTAAGCCAAACAACTGCAAAGTCATCATGGAGAACGGAGGTGCCTTGGCAGCTATTCAGAGTATGAAGACGCATACTGATGCAGTCAATGTGCAG AAACAGGCATGTATGCTGTTGAGAAACCTGGTTTCACGTACGAACAACTACAACCAACCAATCCTGGAGATGGGAGCAGAGGCCCTGATAACCCAGGCGCTCAGGACCCATCGAGACTGTGGCGACGTGGGTAAAGCGGCCCTCAGAGATCTGGGATGCCAGGTGGAGCTCAAAGAGCTGTGGACCGGCAAACATGGCAGCCTCACCAACTGA
- the mau2 gene encoding MAU2 chromatid cohesion factor homolog, with protein MSASADAPEPWYLALLGFAEHFRTSSPPKIRLCVHCLQAVFQFKPPPRVEARTHLQLGSVLYRHTKNSELAQTHLEKAWFLSQQISQFEDVKFEAASILSEFYCQQTLVDSAKPVLRKAIQISQQTPYWHCRLLFQLAQLHALEKDLVSACDLLGVGAEYARVMGSEYTRALFLLSKGMLLLMERKLGEVHPLLTLCGTIVESWQGNPIQKESLRVFFLVLQVTHYLDAGQVKSVKPCLKQLQQCIQTISTIQDDEILPTNPAALFHWLPKEHMCVLVYLVTVMHSMQAGYLEKAQKYTDKALMQLEKLKMLDSSPILSTFQVILLEHIIMCRLVTGHKATALQEISQVCQLCQQSPRLFTSHAAQLHTLLGLYCISVNCMDNAEAQFTAALQLTTHQELWTFIVTNLASVYIREGNRHQELYSLLERINPDHNFPVSSHCLRAAAFYIRGLLSFFQGRYNEAKRFLRETLKMSNAEDLNRLTACSLVLLGHIFFVLGNHRESNNMVVPAMQLASKIPDMSVQLWSSALLKDLNKACGNSMDAHEAAQMHQNFSQQLLQDHIAACSLPEHNLISWTDGLPPVQFQPQNGPTTSLASLL; from the exons ATGTCAGCCAGCGCAGACGCCCCGGAGCCCTGGTACCTGGCTCTGCTGGGCTTTGCAGAACACTTCCGCACGTCGAGTCCCCCCAAGATCCGCCTGTGCGTGCACTGTCTGCAGGCGGTGTTCCAGTTCAAGCCGCCTCCCAGGGTCGAGGCCCGGACTCACCTGCAGCTGGGCTCGGTGCTGTACCGACACACGAAGAATAGCGAGCTGGCCCAGACTCACCTGGAGAAAGCG TGGTTTTTATCACAGCAA ATCTCTCAATTTGAAGATGTGAAGTTTGAAGCAGCGAGTATTCTGTCAGAGTTCTACTGTCAACAG ACCTTGGTGGACTCTGCAAAACCAGTGCTGCGGAAGGCCATCCAGATTTCTCAGCAAACTCCCTACTGGCACTGCAGACTGCTTTTTCAGCTAGCA cAACTGCATGCATTAGAGAAGGACTTGGTATCTGCCTGTGATCTCCTTGGAGTCGGAGCAGAGTATGCAAGAGTCATGGGCTCGGAGTACACGAG AGCTTTGTTTTTGCTGAGTAAAGGAATG ctgctgctgatggagcgGAAGCTGGGCGAGGTGCATCCTCTGCTGACGCTGTGTGGGACCATAGTAGAAAGCTGGCAGGGAAACCCCATTCAGAAGGAGTCCCTCAGGGTGTTTTTCCTGGTGCTGCAGGTCACACACTACCTGGATGCTGGACAG GTAAAGAGTGTGAAGCCGTgcctgaagcagctgcagcagtgtatCCAGACCATCTCCACTATCCAGGATGACGAGATCCTTCCCACCAATCCAGCAGCTCTCTTCCACTGGCTGCCCAAAGAGcacatgtgtgtgcttgtgtaccTG GTGACGGTGATGCACTCGATGCAGGCGGGCTACTTGGAGAAGGCCCAGAAGTACACTGACAAAGCTCTCATGCAGCTGGAGAAGCTGAAGA TGCTGGACAGCAGTCCCATCCTGTCCACGTTCCAAGTCATCCTGCTGGAGCATATCATCATGTGCCGGCTGGTCACTGGACACAAGGCCACGGCTTTACAAGAG ATTTCTCAGGTTTGTCAGCTCTGCCAGCAGTCTCCCAGACTGTTTACGAGCCATGCTGCTCAGCTTCACACACTGCTG gGCCTCTACTGTATCTCTGTGAACTGCATGGACAACGCTGAGGCTCAGTTTACTGCTGCTCTACAG TTGACCACACACCAGGAGCTGTGGACATTTATTGTGACCAACCTGGCCAGCGTCTACATCCGGGAAGGCAACAGACATCAAGAG cTCTACAGCCTTCTAGAGAGGATTAATCCAGATCATAACTTTCCTGTCAG CTCTCATTGCCTTCGAGCTGCAGCGTTTTACATCAGAGGGCTCCTGTCTTTCTTCCAGGGACGTTACAACGAGGCCAA AAGATTTCTAAGGGAGACCCTGAAGATGTCTAATGCTGAGGATCTAAACAGACTGACTGCCTGCTCGCTGGTCCTACTGGGCCACATCTTCTTTGTCCTGGGCAACCACAGG GAAAGTAACAACATGGTGGTTCCTGCCATGCAGCTGGCCAGCAAGATCCCAGACATGTCTGTGCAGCTCTGGTCCTCTGCGCTGCTCAAAG ATCTGAACAAGGCCTGCGGGAACAGCATGGACGCCCACGAGGCAGCTCAGATGCACCAGAACTTTtcccagcagctcctgcaggaccACATCGCGGCCTGCAGCCTCCCTGAACACAACCTCATCAGT TGGACCGACGGCCTCCCTCCTGTGCAATTCCAGCCTCAGAATGGACCCACAACAAGCCTGGCCAGTCTGCTCTGA
- the LOC119010881 gene encoding mitochondrial coenzyme A transporter SLC25A42, producing the protein MGSGVQEQRASLTQGEVLPRASSSQSEGLKPTQSVINSLFSGALAGAVAKTAVAPLDRTKIIFQVSSARFSAKEAYRLIYRTYLKDGFLSLWRGNSATMVRVIPYAAIQFCAHEQYKQLLGGYYGFQGRALPPLPRLLAGSMAGTTAAMLTYPLDMVRARMAVTPKEMYSNILHVFVRISREEGLKTLYRGFTPTILGVVPYAGLSFFTYETLKKLHAERSGRPQPYSYERLAFGACAGLIGQSASYPLDVVRRRMQTAGVTGHTYGTILGTMREIVSEEGVVRGLYKGLSMNWVKGPIAVGISFTTFDLTQILLRKLHQMGYTAR; encoded by the exons ATGGGGAGTGGAGTCCAGGAACAGCGGGCATCACTCACGCAGGGAGAAGTGCTGCCACGGGCTTCCTCCAGTCAGTCAGAG GGCCTGAAGCCCACTCAGTCGGTCATCAACTCGCTCTTCTCTGGGGCTTTAGCGGGAGCTGTGGCCAAGACAGCTGTCGCCCCACTGGACAGGACTAAAATCATCTTCCAAG tgtcttCAGCAAGATTTTCTGCCAAA GAGGCCTACAGGTTAATCTACCGCACCTACCTGAAGGATGGCTTCCTCAGTCTGTGGAGGGGGAACTCGGCCACTATGGTGCGAGTCATACCATACGCTGCCATCCAGTTCTGTGCACACGAGCAGTACAAGCAGCTGCTGGGAGGCTACTACGGCTTTCAGGGGAG AGCCCTACCGCCACTTCCAAGGTTACTGGCGGGGTCCATGGCTGGTACCACAGCAGCCATGCTGACCTATCCTCTGGACATGGTGCGAGCTAGGATGGCTGTAACGCCAAAGGAAAT gtACAGTAACATTCTGCACGTGTTTGTGCGGATATCCCGAGAAGAGGGCCTGAAGACACTGTACCGAGGCTTTACTCCCACCATTCTGGGTGTTGTTCCCTATGCCGGTCTCAGCTTCTTTACCTATGAGACATTAAAGAAATTACATGCAG AGCGCAGTGGACGCCCACAGCCCTACTCATACGAACGTCTGGCATTTGGAGCCTGCGCAGGTCTTATTGGTCAGTCGGCGTCCTACCCTCTGGATGTGGTGCGACGCCGCATGCAGACTGCAGGAGTCACCGGTCACACGTACGGCACCATCCTGGGCACGATGAGGGAGATCGTGTCAGAGGAGGGGGTTGTCCGGGGTCTCTACAAAGGTCTCAGTATGAACTGGGTCAAAGGGCCCATCGCGGTGGGCATCAGCTTCACCACCTTTGACCTTACTCAGATCCTCCTGAGGAAGCTGCATCAGATGGGCTATACAGCCCGATAG